GCCTGAGTCAGCCTGGCgtatgcctgttgtcccagtgtAACCATTGCTAGCACACCCTTTCCCTCTCAGAAGTGCCCCAGTTTGAATGAAATCTCTTTGTGATCCCTGTGGGAGGTCAGCTCTGAGGGACCCAGAAACTGCCTTTTGACTGCATTTAGTACTCCATGGAGTCAccctcatttctttttcattccagGTGCATAGCGTAATGCCCATGTTGTTCTACACTCTGATCACAGCTTTTCTGATCGGCATACAGGCAGAACCACACTCAGAGAGCAATGTCCCTGCAGGACACACCATCCCCCAAGCCCACTGGACTAAACTTCAGCATTCCCTTGACACGGCCCTTCGCAGAGTCCGCAGCGCCCCGGCAGTGGCGATAGCTGCACGAGTGGCAGGGCAGACTCGCAACATTACTGTGGACCCCAGGCTGTTTAAAAAGCGGCGACTCCGTTCACCCCGTGTGCTGTTTAGCACCCAGCCCCCACCTGAAGCTGCAGACACTCAGGATCTGGACTTTGAGGTCGGTGGTGCTGCCCCCTTCAACAGGACTCACAGGAGCAAGCGGTCATCGTCCCACCCCATCTTCCACAGGGGCGAGTTCTCGGTGTGTGACAGTGTCAGCGTGTGGGTTGGGGACAAGACCACCGCCACAGACATCAAAGGCAAGGAGGTGATGGTGTTGGGAGAAGTGAACATTAACAACAGTGTATTCAAACAGTACTTTTTTGAGACCAAGTGCCGGGACCCAAATCCCGTTGACAGCGGGTGCCGGGGCATTGACTCAAAGCATTGGAACTCATATTGTACCACGACTCACACCTTTGTCAAGGCGCTGACCATGGATGGCAAGCAGGCTGCCTGGCGATTTATCCGGATCGACacggcctgtgtgtgtgtgctcagcAGGAAGGCTGTGAGAAGAGCCTGACCTGCCGACAcactccctcccctgccccttccACAGTCTCCTGGGCCCCTCCCTACCTCAacctgtaaattattttaaattataaggaCTGCATGGTAATTTATAGTTTATACAGTTTTAAAGaatcattatttattaaatttttggaAGCATCCTGTGTGCTGACCCTGGTTATTTTTCTCAGTAAAATCATCTGCAAGTCTCAGGAAGATGCAGGGGGAATTGTCCGAATTGTCCGAATTGTCCAAAGTACTCCCTGGGCTCCTTCTAAGGCCCGCCTGTAACCCTTACCCCACCCCCAGTCAGTGCTGCAACTTCAGGAAAGGCTAACTGGTTTCAGAGATTAGCCTAAGTCAGGCATGATTAGCAAAGGAAGCCTGCTGGATTGCAATTTTGTTCTACATTCCAGAGCCAAAGCTACCTAATCATTGGATTACCTGCCCACCGCCTGGAAGCATGGGCTCTGGTCTCCTCCCTTGGGGAAGTTAGTGGAGCCTCATCAGGAGGCAGATCACCACTGGGCACGGGGCTGCCCTGGCCTCAGAGGCACAGTCTCAGTCCTGGGGGCACTCGATAGATAGGGCGAGGCTTGCACCAAAGATCTGTGCGCTGCTCATTTGTGGGGGAAGATGAGCTGTCTGGAAGAGTTGTAACAGAGTAATCTCACGAGGCCTGTCAAAGTAGATCTGGTTTCATGTTCAGCCGGCCTTAGCACTCATGGCCACTCCTCGGTTTATCCCTCAGCAGCCTCCTGCAGAAAGACTTCATTACCCCAAGAAAACATTAGTGTCTCCGACACTCTTACAACCTACTAACAGCCACAGTAGCAACTTCCAGGGGCCCCAACATCGGCCCACAGCCAAGGAAGCCAGAGATGGGAAAGAACTTCTGAaaacttttttattcttaatcGGATGATTTCCATAAGTGACCAAAGGTGACTGGGGCCGTGAGACCTGCAGAGAAGAGGGTGGGGCAGAAAGACTAAGTAAATGGGGTGAGAACCAAATAAACCGGGAGATGTGGAGGACAGGTGGGCTGGCAGGGAACAATGGCTTTCCGCTTCTCCCCAACAGGGGAAATGAAACAAGGAGGACAAAGAGAAGGCCAGAGGAGGGtgtgaggaaggggaggggaggacagaGCAGCAGGGGGAGGAAGGTGTGATCTCTCATCTTTACCAGCACTCTCCAGCCTCCAGGAAAGTTAGCAACCTGGGTGGTTCTTGTGGGGCTTTGTGAATGTGTTCATCAACACTGATTCCATCCAGAGCATCTTAGACAGGAGTGAAGGTGACAGAGGGACTCCAGGATTCAGCCTGGAGCAGGGATCCACCTAGCCTCACAAAACCCCCTTCCCCTGCaactttcattttgtattttccctgAAGCCACAATTTTCCCCCAGACAGAGCACTTATAGTAAGACAGACATTTTCCCCTCCTATCCGTCCTGTCTCCCCCCGAGGATGAAATGCCTACACTGGTTTTCAAGAGAACAGGCCCAAATTGTCCATCCGAGAAAAGAGCAAATGGTCTTATTCATTCCCTCTGTAACTCTCGCTGTCcggccccacccccaaccccatccaAATAGGGCAAATTAGAACTGTAGGGAGCTTTGGCATGAGAACCATTTGATTAGGGTAGAAGCATGATGAAATGTGCCCTGTTTTTTTCTGTCAAAGCCACTGCAGTTGGAATAAAGATTTATGTTCAAGAAACACCAGCTAGAACATTCTGTGCTGAGATTCTCGGTGAGATAAAGGGCTCGGGAGGGAGTCCTCCCAGTGATCTATGTCTGTGACTTTTTACTGGGGTCAATGCCAGTGGCCTCACCTATCCAAGGTGCCCCTACAAACAGTTTCTGGGtgcctttctttctcttagaACTGGACTTTGGACCTGGGATGTGGGGAGAGAGGAGTGGAGAGGGAGGCCTTCAGGAAGCTCCCCATCAGGAAGGTTGGCTTGTGAGCAGCTACACCAGCAAAGAGGGTCCTGGTGTGCCGCCCGCAGCACTGTAAGACATTGCGACATCTAAAAAATGTCTTTGGCTCCCCCGGGCCGCCAAGAGGGAGGACCCTCTGAGGGAGCCCGGAGGCTGAGGCCCTCACTTCCATATAGGTTGCTCTCCTGGGTGTCCGCTAAGAGGAGGGCCCCTCACCCCAGGAACACCACCACCTACCCAAAGGCAAAATCTGCTCTAGGCGGAAACGCTGGAGTCCCAGCCTGGGAGCCAATGTTTTCACACAATACAAGGGATATCAGTTTGGCTGATCGGTGTCGGAGCCTTCCAAAAACAACCCAGCGCCCGGTGGTTTCCGCAGCTTGGGCTCTGCTCCCACACACGCGGGGGAGCTCTGGCTTTCAGACCCACCCAGGCTGTCCCAGAGAGGCTGACCCGGGTCGCCAGGGCCCCAGCCACTTGAACACTTCTAGAAAACAGCTTCAAACCGCCCACTATCCTCTGCTGAGGAGCGGCTGCCGCACATTTTGCAAAAGTTTCCTTCCTGTGCCTCACTGAGATTTTTCTGCCTTGGGTTCCCCAAAAGCCCAAAAGGTGAGAGCAGATCCGTCTCCCCTCGGCAGCTTCCTTTGGTGGAAGGCATCCTCCACCATGTCCAACAAAACTAGCGCCCGCCCTGCCTGTCCGCCCTGCTAGCAAGGCTCAGGCCCCGGCCTGGGAGACCGCGGGGTGCCTGACTCTGGGGTACACTCAGCTGTCCCTCTGATGCCCTCCCCCAACCAGAGCGCCAGGCTCCCCAGCCTGACCCCCTTCCCTGCTAATAGAAAGCCCACCATGGGGATAGAGTTTCAGCAACAACCCAGCAGCTATTTTCATTTCCGTGAAACAGCAGCGTTCCTCCTAAAAGCCTTATCACTTTCTCCTCAGCATCATCCACATCATGGGAGGAGGATCCGCCCAGAGCTGGAGCAGAGGACAAAAGGGCACCCGGGTCTCGTGTCAGCTCCTTGGAGGAGAGTCAGCTGGGCAAGAGAAGCGGAACCGAGTGGAAGTGTGGACTATGGAGAACCCAGGGGTCTGGGAGTCTTTCTTGCACAGGCCTGAACGGAACAGTGGG
The genomic region above belongs to Piliocolobus tephrosceles isolate RC106 chromosome 1, ASM277652v3, whole genome shotgun sequence and contains:
- the NGF gene encoding beta-nerve growth factor, which gives rise to MASSNGHFNEVLVSGCAVQGAGWHAGPKLSSASGPNNSFTKGAAFYPGHTEVHSVMPMLFYTLITAFLIGIQAEPHSESNVPAGHTIPQAHWTKLQHSLDTALRRVRSAPAVAIAARVAGQTRNITVDPRLFKKRRLRSPRVLFSTQPPPEAADTQDLDFEVGGAAPFNRTHRSKRSSSHPIFHRGEFSVCDSVSVWVGDKTTATDIKGKEVMVLGEVNINNSVFKQYFFETKCRDPNPVDSGCRGIDSKHWNSYCTTTHTFVKALTMDGKQAAWRFIRIDTACVCVLSRKAVRRA